One part of the Vitis riparia cultivar Riparia Gloire de Montpellier isolate 1030 chromosome 15, EGFV_Vit.rip_1.0, whole genome shotgun sequence genome encodes these proteins:
- the LOC117932094 gene encoding uncharacterized protein LOC117932094, whose translation MNPHKTEEDHLFNPHDLDPQAHIMDPTHLHTQSSPSSSFSLPPISEIVLFRDDDENDDSPMSHSESDPENDGGGGGGAADKQAHLAPAYISPEPHISNQFYTFNSESHALMIRCILEGRLASPDEIRAATPRAVLKSWRAVWKDRNEDTAYLTAWKRIQDKLTARVDAATGNQFLCFKNNSQQFVSHINQWQDIVMSFHGDADLKHLAVKETIERIKQVWTVGAKFYGIPESFIRVCVAACPVCSGSSGSAPRSKRRRFEYTESFDVPAKEVPSRLQQLAAKHKVVLCIRQKYIRYKPFMAEVKDYACHRAGEPAAKKSRILKREPYASKRCGCGFRIRAIVPIANYNEKDKTFVYQEEGMAVFKLYAVHSGHEPGPLDGNARIMHRVVGHKGGYLMDQEMVYGMAEDGENEGFGLIGKEDGDFQLSVLQQLQELRAEVGLLEGRIGKIPRELLGSVSRELYDIVNKVRSIGEDGSKAIGLLADKPHSDDVLVGDSELAHWSNHHHERIYGNGKETELIEEDEDSFGRTLGDVATWDQIRTDCRSEKDLMSETCKPEKWLKCSEFDEKSILDCEDTKLTKPIRHDETIVTDVGLVGIQVDSFYSENSKWYDSPCGLDPGADCGDNGFRNGGIV comes from the coding sequence ATGAATCCTCACAAAACAGAAGAAGATCATCTCTTCAATCCCCATGATCTTGACCCGCAAGCCCATATCATGGACCCCACCCATCTCCACACCCAATCCTCCCCCTCTTCCTCGTTCTCTCTCCCTCCGATCTCCGAAATCGTGCTATTTCGGGATGATGATGAGAACGATGACTCGCCGATGAGTCACAGCGAGTCCGACCCGGAAAACGACGGCGGCGGGGGAGGCGGCGCGGCCGACAAGCAGGCGCATCTTGCCCCGGCGTACATTAGTCCCGAGCCCCACATCTCCAACCAATTCTACACCTTTAACAGCGAGTCGCATGCCCTAATGATCCGGTGTATTTTGGAGGGCCGCCTGGCGTCGCCGGACGAGATCCGCGCAGCTACTCCCCGGGCCGTCCTAAAGAGCTGGCGCGCCGTGTGGAAGGATCGGAACGAAGACACGGCTTACCTCACGGCTTGGAAGCGCATCCAGGATAAGCTGACGGCGCGAGTCGACGCCGCTACTGGTAACCAATTCTTGTGTTTCAAGAACAATTCGCAGCAATTCGTTTCGCATATCAATCAATGGCAAGACATTGTGATGAGTTTTCACGGAGATGCCGATTTGAAGCACCTAGCGGTTAAAGAAACCATAGAGAGAATTAAACAAGTCTGGACTGTGGGTGCTAAATTCTATGGAATTCCCGAATCCTTCATTAGGGTTTGTGTGGCTGCGTGCCCAGTTTGCTCGGGCTCGTCCGGGTCAGCACCGAGGAGTAAACGGCGCCGTTTTGAGTATACCGAGTCCTTTGATGTGCCTGCGAAGGAGGTCCCCTCTAGGCTGCAGCAATTGGCAGCGAAGCATAAGGTTGTGCTTTGTATTAGGCAGAAGTATATTAGGTATAAGCCGTTTATGGCAGAGGTTAAGGATTATGCTTGTCATAGGGCGGGCGAGCCAGCTGCGAAGAAGTCAAGGATTTTGAAGAGGGAGCCATATGCCTCAAAGAGATGTGGGTGTGGGTTTCGAATTAGGGCAATTGTGCCCATTGCAAATTATAATGAGAAGGATAAGACTTTTGTGTATCAGGAGGAGGGGATGGCAGTGTTTAAGTTGTATGCAGTGCATTCAGGGCATGAGCCAGGGCCATTGGATGGGAATGCACGAATAATGCATCGGGTTGTTGGGCATAAAGGGGGGTATCTGATGGATCAGGAGATGGTCTATGGGATGGCTGAAGATGGGGAAAACGAGGGGTTTGGGTTGATTGGGAAGGAGGACGGGGATTTTCAGCTCTCAGTGTTGCAGCAGTTGCAGGAATTGAGGGCTGAAGTTGGGTTATTGGAAGGGAGAATTGGGAAAATCCCACGTGAGTTGTTGGGTTCAGTGTCTCGAGAGCTGTATGATATTGTGAATAAAGTTAGAAGTATAGGAGAAGATGGGTCGAAGGCAATTGGATTGCTTGCTGATAAGCCACATTCAGACGATGTGTTGGTGGGGGACAGTGAATTGGCACATTGGAGCAATCACCATCACGAAAGGATATATGGGAATGGTAAGGAGACAGAGTTgattgaagaagatgaagacagTTTCGGGCGAACGCTCGGGGATGTTGCAACCTGGGATCAGATCCGAACAGACTGTAGGAGTGAGAAAGATCTGATGAGTGAGACCTGTAAGCCTGAAAAGTGGTTGAAATGCAGTGAGTTCGATGAGAAGAGCATTCTTGACTGTGAAGATACTAAACTAACCAAGCCCATAAGGCATGATGAGACTATAGTGACTGATGTAGGTCTTGTTGGTATACAGGTAGACAGTTTCTACTCAGAGAATTCGAAATGGTATGATTCTCCCTGTGGGTTGGACCCTGGTGCAGATTGCGGAGATAATGGATTCAGGAATGGGGGGATCGTGTAG
- the LOC117931849 gene encoding LOB domain-containing protein 19: MTGSKGDGGGPCGACKFLRRKCVKGCVFAPYFDSDQGTAHFAAVHKVFGASNASKLLTGIPAHKRLDAVVTLCYEALARVRDPVYGCVAHVFTLQQQVMNLQAELAFIQARLSTLQRIPSLAPPPLLPESAPQPNLQSDFFNVPLQSHEASMEAADFCNNSMDRELEDGDLQTLAQEFVSRFLPGVKVRDSSSN; this comes from the exons ATGACTGGAAGCAAGGGAGATGGTGGTGGGCCATGCGGTGCCTGCAAGTTTCTTCGGAGAAAGTGCGTGAAAGGCTGTGTTTTTGCTCCTTACTTTGACTCCGACCAGGGCACCGCCCACTTCGCGGCCGTGCACAAGGTGTTTGGTGCCAGCAACGCTTCCAAGCTTCTTACCGGGATTCCCGCTCACAAGCGGCTCGACGCGGTGGTTACTCTCTGCTACGAGGCTCTGGCTAGGGTTAGAGACCCTGTCTATGGCTGTGTTGCTCATGTTTTCACTCTCCAACAACAG GTTATGAATTTGCAGGCGGAGTTGGCCTTCATTCAGGCCCGTCTTTCGACCTTGCAGCGCATTCCTTCGCTGGCACCGCCACCCCTACTGCCTGAAAGTGCACCGCAGCCCAATCTTCAGTCTGACTTTTTTAATGTTCCTCTACAATCACACGAGGCGTCAATGGAAGCTGCGGACTTCTGTAATAATTCAATGGACAGAGAGCTCGAGGATGGTGATCTCCAAACCCTAGCTCAAGAATTTGTCTCTAGATTCTTGCCCGGAGTAAAAGTCCGGGATTCGAGTTCTAACTAA